Below is a genomic region from Microbacterium sp. LWO12-1.2.
TGCTCCCCGCTGATGCCGAGCTCGTCGAGATCCCCGGCGCCTCGCACGCCTCATTCGGTGACTACGGGCCGCAGGCCGGCGACGGCACACCCACGATCTCCGACGAGGAGATGCATCAGACCGTGACCGCGCTGGTCGGCGCCTTCGCCCAGGAGTCCCTCGTCGGTCGCTGACGCGTCTCAGCCTGGAACTCTCCGTCAGCGCCGAACCGCCCGTCTGCCGAGAACCGCCCCTCAGCCGAGATGCGGATCGAGCAGCGGGTGCAGGTGGCGGCTGCGGAGCACGGCCGATGCGGCCCATGCACCGGCCGCGAGCGATTCCGGGACCGGATGCCCCGCCAGCCGCGCATCGAGCACGCCGGCGAAGAACGCGTCTCCCGCGCCGTTGGCGTCGACGACCTCCACGGGGACGGCGGCGACCCGATGCTCGACCCCGTGCGCGTCCACCGCGACCGCGCCCTCCGCTCCGAGGGTGCAGACCGCGAGAGACGCCCCCGCGGCGATGCAGCCGTGCAGGAAGGCGAGCGGATCATCGAGCCGGTCGGCGTTGCAGAAGACGACGTCCGCCGCGGCGAGGAAGGGACGGTGGAACTCCGCCGTCCCGTCGTAGTCGTGCACGTCCACCCAGATCGAGCGCCCCGTCGCAGTCGCGAGGGGCAGGAGTCGTTGCGGCTCGGCAGCCAGGTCCAACACGATCACCTCGGACGCCTTCATCGCCGCTTGGAGCGCCGCGTCGTCCCGGTCCGACTGCGCCGCCGGTGACGAGAGATAGAGCGAGACACGGGCACCCCGCCGGGTCATCAGGTTGAGGTGACGCTCGGTCTCCGCGCTGCGGGCCCAGTGCACAGGGACATCGGCCGTCTCCAGCGCCGCGCGCACCTGCCTGCCCGCGTCGTCATCGCCCGCTGCGGCGTAGAGAAGTAGCGTCCGTCCGAGCCCGCGAAGACTCAGCGCCTTGCCCGCACTCGTCCCGCCGAGCGTCTCCCACGACTCCTCCGCGAACTGCATGTGGGGCACGGGGTCGGGAAGCCGATCGAGGAGCACGATCTGGTTCCACGATGCGGGGCCAGCGATGAACACGGAGGCGTCGGACATGAACACCATCCTGCCGCGTCCGGTGGCCTCAGCCGATGCGGGAGATCAGCGCGTCCAGGCCCATGCCGTAGTCGATGCGCACGACAGGGAGCGCGAGCTTGTCCGTGCCGATCCCGACGTACCCCGGCTCGATCGTGCGCGCCATCTCGAAGCCGGCCAGCGCGACCCCCTGCTTGGCGGTGTCGTTGTAGTGCCCGAACGGATACGCGATGACCTCACGCACACCGAGTGCGTCTCCGGAGAGATTCAGGTCCTCGGCGATCTGCTCGGCCGTCCAGTTGACCATCCGCCCCTTCCCGTTGTCACCCGCCTGGTGCATGTCGTGCGTGTGGGAGCGACGCAGCACGTAGATGGACGGCGGCGGATCCTGACGGTAGGCGGTGATCATGAAGGATGTCGCCAGCAGCTGGTGCTTCTCGACGACAGGGGCGGCCAGGTCGAACCACGTCTGGTCCGCATCATCGTCGGTGATGATCACCGAACGGGCGGGCAGGAAGAGGCGGCCGTCGATGAACGCACTGAGCTCGTCCCAGGTCGGCAGATAGAAGCCGGTCGTGGCGATGTGCGCCATCTGCGCCTCGAAGTCGCCGATGTACGCGTAGTTGCCGCGCAGCCAGCCCTTCTCTCCATCCGGGTTCGCGGTGAACTGGTGGTACATCAGGATCGGGACCTTCGTCCCCTCTGCGAGATTCTCCTCGGGAGTCTTCCACGCACCGAAGAGCTCGATCTGCTGATCCGTGCACACGACCGGATCAGCGCCGTTCACCCGAGAAGCAGGGTCGGCAGCGGCCGCGCTCTCCGCGGTCGGGTACCACCCGGCGAACACCAGCCCGTCCTGGGCAGGGATCGGGAGCGCCTGGTAGAGCGCGTTCTGCCACTGCAGCATCGGCTCCTCGACGATGCCATCGCCGGAGAACGACGCCGCGCACGCCAGAGGGTCGTCGGCGTCGACGATCAGCTGCTGCGCCGGCGTCAGCACCCGCTCGATCGGCTGGGCGACGTTCTTGGGCGTCGGATCAGCCGGCGCCCTGTTCATCCAGGCGAACCCCGCTGCCCCCGCGCCGAGCAGCACGACGGCCGCGCTGATGCCGATCACGACGCCCGTGCGCCGCCTTCTCCCCCGAGGCATCGTGCCGTCAGTCCGCGAAGCCCTCGGCGATCATCTCGACGAGCTCTTCCCGCTCCTCGACCGGGAGGAACGCAGCCGATGCCGCATTGAACTGGAACGCCTCGAGGTCGTCGAGGTCGTACTCGAAGGTCTCGACCAGCAGCGCCAGCTCACGCGTCAGGGAGGTGCCGCTCATGGTGCGATTGTCGACGTTCACCGTGACCGAGAAACCGAGCTGGTAGAGCAGATCGAAGGGGTGGTCGGCCAGGGTCTTTCCCCAGGCCGCGACCGCGCCGGTCTGCAGATTCGACGACGGCGAGAGCTCGAGCGGGATCTCCCGATCGCGCACCCATCGAGCGAGGTCGCCGAACTGCACCTGCACCTCGTCGCCCTCTTCCGTGACGACCTGCAGGTCCTCGGCGATCCGCACGCCGTGCCCCAGGCGCAGCGCCCGCCCATCGATGAGCGCGGAGCGGATCGACGCGAGGCCGGCCGCC
It encodes:
- a CDS encoding polysaccharide deacetylase family protein → MIGISAAVVLLGAGAAGFAWMNRAPADPTPKNVAQPIERVLTPAQQLIVDADDPLACAASFSGDGIVEEPMLQWQNALYQALPIPAQDGLVFAGWYPTAESAAAADPASRVNGADPVVCTDQQIELFGAWKTPEENLAEGTKVPILMYHQFTANPDGEKGWLRGNYAYIGDFEAQMAHIATTGFYLPTWDELSAFIDGRLFLPARSVIITDDDADQTWFDLAAPVVEKHQLLATSFMITAYRQDPPPSIYVLRRSHTHDMHQAGDNGKGRMVNWTAEQIAEDLNLSGDALGVREVIAYPFGHYNDTAKQGVALAGFEMARTIEPGYVGIGTDKLALPVVRIDYGMGLDALISRIG
- a CDS encoding carbohydrate kinase family protein: MSDASVFIAGPASWNQIVLLDRLPDPVPHMQFAEESWETLGGTSAGKALSLRGLGRTLLLYAAAGDDDAGRQVRAALETADVPVHWARSAETERHLNLMTRRGARVSLYLSSPAAQSDRDDAALQAAMKASEVIVLDLAAEPQRLLPLATATGRSIWVDVHDYDGTAEFHRPFLAAADVVFCNADRLDDPLAFLHGCIAAGASLAVCTLGAEGAVAVDAHGVEHRVAAVPVEVVDANGAGDAFFAGVLDARLAGHPVPESLAAGAWAASAVLRSRHLHPLLDPHLG